DNA sequence from the Cellulophaga sp. HaHaR_3_176 genome:
GCATTAAGTTATATGTTAGAAAATTTGTCAAAGCCAGTGATTTTCACAGGTTCTCAGTTGCCAATTGGTGACTTGCGGACCGATGCCAAAGAAAATTTAATAACATCAATACAAATAGCTGCCTTAAAAAGCAAAGGGAAATCAGTAATTCAAGAGGTGGGTTTATATTTTGAATACAAACTATATAGAGGAAATAGAACAACTAAAATAAATGCAGAGCACTTTGAGGCATTTGAGTCTTTAAATTACCCTCCTCTTGCAGAATCTGGAGTTCACTTAAAAATCTATAAAGAGAACTTATTTAAGCCAAAAAGGCAGAAAAAGCTAATTGTTCATAAAAAATTAAATAATAATGTAGCGGTCATAAAGTTGTTTCCGGGCTTCAATGAAAATCTCTTGAAAACACTCTTTAATACCCCTGATTTGAAAGCTGTAATACTAGAAACGTATGGATCAGGAAACGCTCCAACCGAAGATTGGCTCTTTAAAAGCTTAGATATTGCAAATAAAAAAGGTATTCATGTAATTAACGTAACTCAATGTTCAGGTGGCGGTGTTATTATGGGTCATTATGAAACTAGCGAGCAAATGCGAAGAATGCAAGTTATTAGTGGTAAGGACATTACAACAGAGGCGGCAGTGACAAAGCTTATGTATTTATTAGGCGCACAAGTGTCATCTAAGTTGTTTAAAACAGTTTTCGAAACCTCTTTAAGGGGAGAAATGCTTTAAAATTAACGTGCTAAATTTCGCTTATTACTTTTTTTTTTGTTAATTCGACGCCTTGAAAAAATTGAAACAAAGAGAGGTGGCCGAGTGGTCGAAGGCGCACGCCTGGAAAGTGTGTATACCTCAAAAGGGTATCGAGGGTTCGAATCCCTTCCTCTCTGCATTTAATTTTTAATTTATTTTTTAATTGTAAAATTTTTTTATCTTTAACCCATTAACTAATTTAAATTAAGTTTGAAAGAAATGAAAAGACTATTCTCTATCCTAGCTGTAGCTGGGTTATTTGTTATGAACACAAATACTGTGAACGCTAATGTAACTGCAAACGCAATTACGTCTAACCTATCAGCAACTATTGCGACTACTGCAGCTATGATTCAAGATGCAGCAGCAACTGAAGCTGAGAGAGGTTTTGTACAAGTGTTGAAAGAAAAATTTATTGAAGGTGGAGCTGGCTTCATGGGTATCGTACTTTTATGTTTGATCCTAGGTTTAGCAGTTGCAATCGAAAGAATTATTTATTTAAACTTGGCAAGCACAAATACAACTAAATTAAAGCAAAAAGTAGAAGATGCTTTAGCTTCTGGTGGTATTGAGGCTGCTAAAGAGGTTTGTAGAAATACAAAAGGACCTGTTGCTTCTATTTTCTATCAAGGTTTAGATAGAGCTGGTGAGAGCATTGAGTCTGCGGAAAAAGCTGTTGTAGCTTACGGTGGAGTTCAAATGGGACAATTAGAAAAGAATGTTTCTTGGTTATCTTTATTTATCGCTATTGCTCCAATGCTTGGTTTCATGGGTACTGTAATCGGTATGATTCAAGCCTTCGAAAAAATTGCAGCTGTTGGTAACTTAAGTGCATCTCTTATTGCAGGTGATATTCAAGTAGCATTATTAACAACTGTATTCGGTCTTATTGTTGCTATTATTCTTCAAATTTTTTATAATTATATCATCGCTAAAATTGATAGCATTGTAAATGATATGGAGGATGCATCAATCTCTTTGATTGATATGTTGGTAGATCACAAAAAATAAGTCGGACTTAATACTTAAGTAAAATGCATAAAATAATAAAAATTATATTAATAGTTCTCAGTGTTGTGGGAACGGTACTTTGGGTGCAGTTACCTAGTATTGATGTTCCTGAAACGGAAGCAATCGGTAGTGGATCTATGAATTTTATGTTCATAATCACTTTTGTTTTACTTGCTATAGCAGTATTGGCAACTTTGTTTTTTGGACTTAAAAATGTTTTTTCATCACCAGATGGTTTGAAAAAAACATTAATAGGAGTAGGTGGTCTTGCTGTTGTAGGTATCCTTTCTTATGTTTTCGCTAGCGGAACGGATATTGATATCCCTGCGATGGAAGCTAAAACTGGAATATTAACAGATGAAGGTACAGTTAAAACAATTGGAACTTTCTTAAATATGTTTTTCATATTGACTATTATTGCTGTTGGTGCAATGATAATTCCAGGATTTAAAAAAATGTTTAACAAATAAAATAAGATATTATGTCTAGAAGAGGTGCACCACCTGAGGTAAATGCCGGTTCTATGGCTGACATAGCTTTCTTACTACTTATCTTTTTCTTAGTTACAACAACTATTGAAACAGATGCAGGTTTAGATCGTATGTTGCCTCCAATCGATAATACAGAGGTAATTCCTCCTGTGATTAAGGAGAAAAATATTTTTGCTGTAAACATTAACAGATCTGGGCAGTTACTTGTTGAAGAAGAGTTAACGAAAATTGAAGACCTAAAAGCTAAAGCTATTGCATTTTTAGATAATGGTGGGGCTTTAAAAGGAACTCCTGAATATTGTAATTTTTGCAAAGGGAAAAGAGATGAGAAATCATCAGATAATCCTGATAAAGCAATTATTTCATTGAAAAATGATAGAGAAACTCAATATGGTGTTTACATTACTGTTCAGAACGAAATAGTAGCTGCATACAACGATTTGCGTAACAGAGAGTCTCAGAGGCTTTATAAGCGTGACTTTACTGATATGGAAGCTGAATATCTGAATCCTGAAACATCAGATCAGGCAAAAGAGGTTTTAAAAGAAAGAGTTAGAAATATTCAAGGACTTTTTCCTCAAAAATTCTCAGAAGCTGAAACATCAAGTGGTAAATAATTTTAATAAATAAAAAGATATGTCAAAATTCAGTAAGAAAAAAGACGGGGATGTGCCTGCGGTTTCAACAGCATCACTTCCAGATATCGTTTTTATGCTACTTTTTTTCTTTATGACAGTAACTGTTATGAAAGATACATCTGTAAAAGTTGAGAATACTTTACCGATGGCGAGCGAAATTAAAAAGCTTGAAAAGAAAGATAGAGTTATAACTATATATGTTGGTAAGCCTACGCAAGAGTACCAAAAATTATATGGTTCTGAAGCTAAAATTCAATTGAATGATAAGTTTTCTAGTCCTTCAGAAGTTGGTCCTTATATTTTACAAGAAAGAGCTAAAAAATCTGAAGATTTACAAAACGTTTTAACTACATCTTTAAAAGTTGATAAAAATGCCAATATGGGTATTATATCTGATATTAAAGAAGAGTTACGTAAGGTAAATGCTTTGAAAATTAATTATACTACATACGAAGGTATCGCTTTTGATAACCTTAATAAGTAAAGTTATTTCTTTCAAAAATTAGTATAGCGCTTCAATTTATTTTGAAGCGCTTTTTTTATGCCCTACCTTTTATTAACTTTATTTCATGTTTAAAAAATTATTCATCATACTTCTCCTTTTTCCATTTTGGGTTTTATCTCAAAATGTTGATGATACTGTAGATCATAAATATTTAGAAGACCAGATTTATTTAGGAGTTAATTATAATTTTATGAATAATTTGCCAAACGATGCAGATCAGCGCAATTTTTCATATGGTCTTAATGCAGGTATAATAAAAGATATACCTTTAAACTATACTAGAAATTTAGGACTAGGTATAGGTTTGGGCTATGCTGTAAATTCTTATTATTCAAACTTAATTGCGACGGAAGGAGCTAATGGTATATCATACAATGTTGCAGAAAGTGATTTAGACTTTAATCGTAGTAAGTTTGAAATACATAGTGTAGAAGTTCCTTTTGAAATTAGGTGGCGAAACTCTAGTCCTACAGATTATAAGTTTTTGAGAGTCTATACGGGTATTAAATTTGCATATAATTTCAGTTCAAGATCTAAGCTTATAACTGATACAGAATCATCTGGTTTTTATAATTCTGATATTAAAAAATTTGAATACGGTTTAACACTTAATGCAGGGTATAATACTTTTAACTTGCATGTTTATTATTCATTAACAGATTTTTTTAATACAAAGAAAACTTTAACTACAGGGGAAGTATTAAATATAACTCCAATAAAAGTAGGTTTGGTTTTTTATATTTTATAACCAATAGCTTGCGGTCAATACTTGAGAAGTAATTCCAATAATAAAACCAGACAACACTTCTATTTTGGTATGAGCTTTAAAATAGAGCCTAGAAGATGCTATTAATCCACTTGCAAGTATAAAAAGACTGATAGATAAAGTTAAGTTTATTTCAAAATGAATGCTAAGGTTTATTACGTAAGTTAATAAGCAACCTATGCCAATCATATGCAAGCTTACTTTAAAATTTAATACCAATAATAGCAAGGAGCTAAGTAAGCCTATTATAAAGCTTATAAAGTAATAATATAACTCAGGAGTGTAATTATATGGTATTACTTTATAAACAACCATAAAGAGTAGCGCAAGGCTTATATAGGTGGGGTACTTACGTTCTTTAACTGTTGGCATCAATATAGAATTGACATAACCTATGTTTCTCAATATTAAAAAGCAAATAACGGGGATTACAACAGTTATTATAAAAATGGGAATTAAATTACCCATTTGCATATTTAATGAACTGTATTTTTTGGTAACTAAAAAATAAAATAAGCTACCTCCGATTGGTATAAAAATTGGATGAAATAAATATGCTATAATCTTTAAAAAGGATTTCATTAAATTTCTTTTCGCATTCTAGCAACAGGAATACTTAGTTGTTCTCTGTATTTAGCAACAGTTCTTCTTGCAATAGGATATCCTTTTTCTTTTAGTATTTCAGCTAATTTATCATCAGTTAATGGTTTTCTTTTTTCCTCTTCTTTGATAACGTTTTCTAGAATTTTCTTAATTTCCTTGGTAGAAACATCTTCTCCTTGATCGTTTTTCATTGATTCTGAAAAATATTCTTTGATTAATTTCGTGCCATAAGGTGTATCTGCATATTTGCTATTTGCAACTCTTGAAACCGTAGAAACATCCATACCTATAGTATCGGCAATATCTTTTAAAATCATTGGGCGTAAATTTCGCTCATCTCCTGTTAAAAAATATTTCTTTTGATACTCCATTATGGTGTTCATAGTAACGAAAAGAGTTTGCTGCCTTTGTCTAATAGCGTCTATAAACCACTTTGCAGCATCTAGTTTTTGCTTAATAAATTGAACAGTATCTTTTTGTGATTGCGTTTTTTCTTTAGAGTTTTTGTACCCTTCTAGCATATTGTTGTAATCACGCGATACATGTAGTTCAGGTGCATTTCTACCATTTAAAGAAAGCTCTAATTCGCCATCTACAATTTTTATAGAAAAATCAGGAACCACATGTTCAATCATTCTGGTATTTCCAGAGTAAGAACCACCAGGTTTCGGATTTAATTTTTCTATTTCTGAGATTGCAGTTTTAAGCTCATCTTCAGTTATGTTATATTTTTGAATAAGTTTCTTGTAGTGCTTTTTTGTAAACTGTTCAAAAGATTTTTCAAGTATAGTTATAGCAAGTTCAATACTCTCAGTAATTTCTTTTCTTTTTAATTGTATGATCAAACATTCTTCTAATGATGTGGCTCCTACACCAGGAGGATCGAGTTGCTGAACAATTCTTAAAATTTTTTCTATTGACTCCTGGTCTGTATAAATATTTTGGGTAAATGCTAAATCATCTAATATATCGGTAATTGGCCTTCTTATATAGCCACTCTCGTCAATACTACCAACGAGGAATTCAGCAATTGACCATTCATCATCAGTTAAAGTGACGGTATTTAATTGATTTATTAAAAATTGATTAAAAGAAGTACCTGCAGCATAAGGAACAGTTTTTTCTTCATCATCAGCACTATAGTTATTTGCTTGAGTTCTATATTCTGGAACTTCATCATCACTTAAATATTCGTCAATATTGATATCTTCAGTGGTAATGGTTTCATTATCATCTGACTCATCATTATAAGTATCTTCAAAATCATCATCAAAATCATCACTTTCTTCCTTCCCTGTTTCTAAGGCAGGATTTTCTTCCAATTCTTGCTTTAAACGTTGTTCAAAGGCTTGGGTAGGCAGTTGTATCAGTTTCATTAATTGAATCTGCTGCGGAGAAAGCTTTTGAGATAATTTAAATGATAAATGTTGTTTAAGCATGTAAAATGATAATCTTTCTTATAAAGTTAAACTTTTCAATATTAAAATTCAGCGTTTTGTGGTGTTCTTGGAAAAGGAATAACATCTCTAATGTTTCCCATGCCTGTTGCAAAAAGAACTAAACGTTCAAAACCTAAACCGAAACCACTATGTACTGCACTTCCAAATTTTCTTAAATCCAAATACCACCAAAGTTCTTTTTCGTCGATACCTAATTCTTTTATTTTTTCTAATAAAACATCTAAACGTTCTTCACGTTGCGAGCCTCCAACTATTTCCCCAATACCAGGAAAAAGAATATCCATAGCTCTTACTGTTTTACCATCATCATTTAAACGCATATAAAATGCTTTTATTTTTGCAGGGTAATCAAATAAAATTACTGGACATTTAAAATGCTTTTCTACTAAATAGCGTTCATGCTCACTTTGTAAATCAGCACCCCATTCATTTATGATGTAGTTAAATTTTTTCTTTTTATTAGGTGTACAATTTCTTAATATATCTATAGCTTCAGTATAAGAAACTCTTTTGAAGTTATTTTCGGCAACAAATTTTAATTTCTCAATTAAAGGCATGTCACTCCTTTCAGCTTGTGGTTTAGATTTTTCTTCATCGATCAAACGTTTTTCTAAAAACTCTAAATCGTCACTACAGTTTTCTAAGATATAATTTAAAACATCTTTAATGAAATCTTCAGCTAAATCCATATTTGCATCTAAATCATTAAAAGCAACTTCTGGCTCAATCATCCAAAATTCAGCTAAATGTCTAGATGTATTAGAGTTTTCTGCTCTAAAAGTAGGTCCGAAAGTATATACTTTACCTAGTGCCATTGCATAGGTTTCTGCTTCTAATTGTCCAGAAACAGTAAGGTTTGTTTCTTTTCCGAAAAAATCTTCTTTAAAATCAATTTCTCCATCTTCAGTTAAAGGTGGTTTTTTCTGATTTAATGTTGATACTCTGAACATTTCACCAGCACCTTCGGCATCTGACCCTGTAATTATTGGTGTATGTACATTGTAAAAACCGTTATTTTGAAAGTATCGGTGTATAGCAAAAGAAAGAACTGAACGAACTCTCATTACTGCAGCAAAAGTATTTGTTCTAACTCTTAAATGTGCTTTTTCTCTTAAAAATTCTAAAGAGTGTTTTTTGGGTTGTATAGGGTAGGTGTCGGGATCTGATGTACCTAAAACCACCAATTCTTTAACTTGAATTTCAACGCTTTGTCCTCTACCTTGACTTTCAACTAACGTTCCGCTAATTTTTAAAGCAGCTCCTGTTGATACTTTTTTTAATAGACTTTCATCGAAATTTTCAAAATCTACAACACATTGAATATTGTTAATTGTAGAGCCGTCATTCAGTGCAATAAAACGATTGCTTCTAAATGTTTTTACCCAACCATTAATGGTTACTTCTTGTAGTGATAGGTTTGAAGAAAGTAATTCTTTTATATTATGTGATTTCATTTGTAAAATTTCTATTTTATATAGCAAATATAGACTTTTTGAGAAAAAAGTTTTATTTGAGTTTAGTTTAATAAATATGTTTATTCTTCTCCTTTTGGTAGAATGTTTATTTGTGGTTTTTTCAATACTTCTTTGTTGGCAATATTACGTTCTAGTGAAAGTAATAATGATGGTAATAAAATTAAGTTAGAGAGCATTGCAAGTAATAATGTTGCAGATACTAACATACCTAAAGCTACTGTACCTCCAAAATTAGAAATGGCAAAAACAGAGAAGCCAAAGAAAAGTACGATAGATGTGTAAAACATACTAACGCCTGTCTCTCTTAAGGCGGCATATACAGATTTTTTAATTTTCCACTGGTTAGCAGTTAGTTCTTGCCTATATTTTGCGAGAAAATGTATTGTGTCATCGACTGAAATACCAAAAGCAATACTAAAAACTAATATTGTAGATGGCTTTATAGGTACGCCAACAAAGCCCATTAAACCCGCAGTAATAACTAGTGGTAATAAATTTGGGATTAATGAAATAATGATCATTTTAAAAGATCTAAATAAATAAGCCATAAACAATGCAATTAAACCTATTGCAAGGGCTAATGACATGATTAGGTTATTTACCAAGTACTTTGTTCCTTTTAAAAATATAAGGGCGCTACCAGTCATGTAAACATCAAAACGATCTTTAGGAAAAATTTTATCAATATTCTCTTGAAGTTTACCTTCAATATCTTCCATTCTAGTCGTTTTAACGTCTTTCATGTAAGTCGTTATTCTAGCAACTTGTCCTGTAGAATCAACAAAACTTTTAAGAAGATTACCGTTGTTAGATGATTTTCTAGCAACATCCATTATAAACGTATTTTCTTGAGTAGTAGGTAATTGATAGTATTTAGGAATTCCGTTATAGAAAGCTTGTTTAGAGTATTTTACAAGGTCAACTACAGAAACCGGTCTTGATAGTTCTGGAATTTCTAAAACAATTTCACTTAAATTATCAATCTTTTTTAAAGTAGATGGTTTTAAAACCCCTTTTTTTCTTTTGGTGTCAACTACAATTTCAACAGGCATAATACCATCAAACTCTTCTTCAAAAAAGCGAATATCCTTAAAAAATTCAGCCTTTTTAGGCATATCCTCAATGGGGCTACCGGAAATATCTATTTGATAAATACCTATAATACTTAAAACAAGAAGGGCAATAGATACAATGTAAACTGATATTCTTTTCTCTCTTACTATATTTTCCATCCAGTTTACAAAAGTGTCAACCCACCTTTTGTTTAGGTGTTTTAAGTGTTTTGTTTTAGGTAACGACATAAAACTGTATACTATAGGAATTATTAGCAGAGATAAAATAAATATTCCAACAATATTGATAGAGGCAACAATACCAAATTCTTTTAGTAACTGGCTATCTGTAATTATAAATGTAGCAAAACCTGATGCTGTGGTAATATTTGTCATTAAAGTTGCATTCCCTATTTTGGAAATTACTCTTTGTAATGATAGGGCTTGATTACCATGTTTTTTAACCTCTTGTTGGTATTTATTTATTAAAAATATACAGTTAGGAATACCAATTACTATTATTAAAGGAGGTATTAATGCTGTTAATACGGTGATTTCGTATTGAAGTAAACCTAAAATACCAAAGGACCACATTACGCCAATAATTACAACACACATTGATATTAATGTAGCTCTAAAACTCCTGAAAAAGAAAAAGAAGATAAGTGAGGTTACGCCTAATGCGGCAAGTATAAATTTTCCAATTTCATCTATAATACTCTGGGAGTTCATCGTTCTGATATAAGGCATTCCGGATATTCGAACATCTAAATCAGTTTCGTTTTCAAAAACTTTAACTAGCCTACTTAAGTCTTCAAGAATAAAATCTTTTCTGGCAGATGTATTTACAATGTCTTTATCTAAATAAACTATTGTTCTAATAGTTTTAGTTTCTTTATTGTAAATTAAGTCCTCATAAAAAGGCATGTTATTGAACAAATGAGAGGATAGAGAGTCTATTTCTGCTTTTGTTTCGGGTTTTTTTATGATGAAAGGCCGAAGTGTAAATTCTTGTTTGTCGTTATCTTTAACTAATTCTTGAAGATTATCTGTAGAAAGAACAAAATCTACTTCAGGAAACGCAGCAAGTTGTTTACTTAATTTGTTCCACCTATTAAATTTGTTCGGGGTAAATAAGGAACTGTCTTTAATAGCCAAAACCATTACATTACCTTCTTCTCCAAATGTTTTTAAAAACGATTGATACTTTAGGTTTACGGGGTGATGATCAGGTAATAAATTAGCTTGCGAACTTGAAAATCGCATTTTGCTCCACTGCATTGCCAAAAAAATAGTAGCAGCGGCGATAAGTAAAAGAATTACTATTCTATTCCTAAGGATGATATTCGCGGTTCTAGCCCAAAACCCTTTCGTTATTTTTGAAACCATGTTCTTTTTTACAGTTCTTGTAAAGGTAAAAAATCATTAGTTGTATTTAATTAAAATACAATACTTAATACCTCTTTTGTTTAATGTTTTCTAGTATAACAAAGAGCGGCAATTTTGCCGCTCTTTGTTATGTATTTCAGTTAAAAAATTAGACTTTCATTATTTCAGCTTCCTTAATAACTAAAACGTCCTCTATTTTTTTACTATACTTATTCGTTAATTCTTGCACGTCAGCTTCGGCATTTTTCTTTAAATCTTCTGATGCATCATCAAGACCTCTAATTTCTTTATTAGCTTCTTGTCTAGCATTTCTAACACCAACTTTGGCATCTTCCGATTCTGATTTAGCCTGTTTAGCTAAATCTCTTCTGCGTTCTTCAGTTAATGGTGGTACATTTATTATTATAAAATCACCATTATTCATTGGGTTGAAGCCTAGGTTAGCAATCATAATTGCTTTTTCGATTTCTTGAAGCATATTTTTTTCCCAAGGCTGAACTGTTATTGTTCTAGCATCAGGAATACTTACGTTAGCAACCTGACCAAGTGGGGTAGAAGCCCCATAATAGTTGACCATTACGCTCGAAAGCATTACAGGACTTGCTTTTCCTGCTCTAATTTTAGCGAAAGCTTTCAATAAATGGTCGATAGTACCATCCATACTTTCTTTAGTACTATCTAATATAAAAGTGATATCTTCATTCATCTTCTTATAATTTAAAAAGTGTGGTTTTACTTAAGTTTTAATTATCAACTACAGTACCAATATTTTCTCCAGAAACTAATTTTAGTAGATTTCCGATTTTATTCATATCGAAAACTACAATTGGTAATTCGTTTTCTTGACTTAAAGTAAAGGCTGTCGTATCCATTACTTTTAAACCTTTCTTTAAAACGTCTTCGAAAGTAATTGTTTCAAATTTAGTAGCGTCTTTGTTTTTTTCAGGATCAGAAGTATAAATTCCATCAACTCTAGTTCCTTTTAAAATTACATCAGCTTCAATTTCAATAGCTCTTAAAACAGCAGCAGAATCTGTAGTAAAGTACGGATTACCTGTTCCTCCTCCAAAAATAACAACTCTACCTTTTTCTAAATGGCGCATAGCTCTTCTGCGAATAAAAGGCTCAGCAACTTCATTAATTTTAATGGCAGACTGCAATCTTGTTTGTACACCATGTTCTTCCAATGCGCTTTGTAAAGCTAGTCCGTTTATAACAGTAGCAAGCATACCCATATGGTCACCTTGCACACGATCCATTCCATTACTAGCTCCAGAAACACCTCTAAAGATATTTCCTCCACCAATTACAATTGCAACTTGAATTCCTTTATCAACAACTTGTTTTACTTCTTCAGCGTATTCAGATAGTCTTTTTGGGTCTATCCCATATTGTCGATCACCCATTAAAGCTTCACCGCTTAATTTCAATAGAATTCTTTTGTATTGCATGGTTTGTTTTTAATTAAACTACAGCAAAAATAATCAATTTTTTTTATGAGAATAGTAGTTATAAATTTATTGTGCTTTTAAATCTTTCTAAAATGTTGTGAACTTCTTGTTTTAATTTTATAATCTTGTTCAAGTTTTTTAATAATTGAAGATTTTTAATATGAAGAAAGTAGGATTTTTAATAGCAATAATGCTGTTATTAAATAGTTGTGGTGCAACTAAAAATGTAATTAGTGCTGATAAAGCAATTGTAAAAGTAACTATTGACTTAGTAAATGTTATTGAAGATAAGGTTCTTGTAAGTGTAGATCCAGGTTCTTTTTCTGAAGATGAAGTTGTTTTTTATATACCTAAAACTGTCCCAGGTACTTATAGTAATAATGACTACGGTAAGTATATTGAAAGTTTTAAAGCTTTTGATTATAAAGGACAAAGTTTAGTTGTTACTAAAAAAGGTGATAATACTTGGGTTATTTCAAATGGAAAAAACCTTGATAAAATATCTTATTTAGTTAATGATACATATGATTCTGAAGATGAAATTGAAGAGAATTTAGTATTCTCTCCGGCAGGTACCAATATTAAAAAAGGGGACAATTTTATGTTGAATCTTCATGGCTTTGTTGGTTATTTTAAAAACTTAAAGGAAATAGGTTATGAGTTAGCAATCAGTCACCCTGCTAATTTGAAGCCAACAACATCGTTAAATGAATTAATTTCAGTGAATCCTAATGATGAGCTAAATACATTTGTTGCTAGTCGATATTTTGATGTTATTGACAATCCTATTTTATATGCTAAGTCTGATATTTCTTCTTTTGAGGTTAATGGTATTACAGTGAATTTAAGTGTATATTCTCCGAATTCTATTATCTCTTCAGCTTCTTTAAAAGATAAAATGCTTAAAATGATGACAGCTCAAAAATCTTTTTTAGGTGATGTAAATAGTACTAAAAAATATAATATATTGCTATACTTATCAAATGGCGAAGGCGATGCGGGTGGTTTTGGTGCTTTAGAACATCATACGTCAACAGTCGTAGTTTTGCCAGAACAAATGGATATGAAAAGGCTAGAACAGGCAATGGTAGATGTGGTTTCTCATGAGTTTTTTCATATAGTTACCCCATTAAGTGTTCATTCAGAAGAAATTCAATTTT
Encoded proteins:
- a CDS encoding RND family transporter, producing MVSKITKGFWARTANIILRNRIVILLLIAAATIFLAMQWSKMRFSSSQANLLPDHHPVNLKYQSFLKTFGEEGNVMVLAIKDSSLFTPNKFNRWNKLSKQLAAFPEVDFVLSTDNLQELVKDNDKQEFTLRPFIIKKPETKAEIDSLSSHLFNNMPFYEDLIYNKETKTIRTIVYLDKDIVNTSARKDFILEDLSRLVKVFENETDLDVRISGMPYIRTMNSQSIIDEIGKFILAALGVTSLIFFFFFRSFRATLISMCVVIIGVMWSFGILGLLQYEITVLTALIPPLIIVIGIPNCIFLINKYQQEVKKHGNQALSLQRVISKIGNATLMTNITTASGFATFIITDSQLLKEFGIVASINIVGIFILSLLIIPIVYSFMSLPKTKHLKHLNKRWVDTFVNWMENIVREKRISVYIVSIALLVLSIIGIYQIDISGSPIEDMPKKAEFFKDIRFFEEEFDGIMPVEIVVDTKRKKGVLKPSTLKKIDNLSEIVLEIPELSRPVSVVDLVKYSKQAFYNGIPKYYQLPTTQENTFIMDVARKSSNNGNLLKSFVDSTGQVARITTYMKDVKTTRMEDIEGKLQENIDKIFPKDRFDVYMTGSALIFLKGTKYLVNNLIMSLALAIGLIALFMAYLFRSFKMIIISLIPNLLPLVITAGLMGFVGVPIKPSTILVFSIAFGISVDDTIHFLAKYRQELTANQWKIKKSVYAALRETGVSMFYTSIVLFFGFSVFAISNFGGTVALGMLVSATLLLAMLSNLILLPSLLLSLERNIANKEVLKKPQINILPKGEE
- the frr gene encoding ribosome recycling factor translates to MNEDITFILDSTKESMDGTIDHLLKAFAKIRAGKASPVMLSSVMVNYYGASTPLGQVANVSIPDARTITVQPWEKNMLQEIEKAIMIANLGFNPMNNGDFIIINVPPLTEERRRDLAKQAKSESEDAKVGVRNARQEANKEIRGLDDASEDLKKNAEADVQELTNKYSKKIEDVLVIKEAEIMKV
- the pyrH gene encoding UMP kinase, producing MQYKRILLKLSGEALMGDRQYGIDPKRLSEYAEEVKQVVDKGIQVAIVIGGGNIFRGVSGASNGMDRVQGDHMGMLATVINGLALQSALEEHGVQTRLQSAIKINEVAEPFIRRRAMRHLEKGRVVIFGGGTGNPYFTTDSAAVLRAIEIEADVILKGTRVDGIYTSDPEKNKDATKFETITFEDVLKKGLKVMDTTAFTLSQENELPIVVFDMNKIGNLLKLVSGENIGTVVDN
- a CDS encoding peptidase M61; this encodes MKKVGFLIAIMLLLNSCGATKNVISADKAIVKVTIDLVNVIEDKVLVSVDPGSFSEDEVVFYIPKTVPGTYSNNDYGKYIESFKAFDYKGQSLVVTKKGDNTWVISNGKNLDKISYLVNDTYDSEDEIEENLVFSPAGTNIKKGDNFMLNLHGFVGYFKNLKEIGYELAISHPANLKPTTSLNELISVNPNDELNTFVASRYFDVIDNPILYAKSDISSFEVNGITVNLSVYSPNSIISSASLKDKMLKMMTAQKSFLGDVNSTKKYNILLYLSNGEGDAGGFGALEHHTSTVVVLPEQMDMKRLEQAMVDVVSHEFFHIVTPLSVHSEEIQFFDFNAPKMSKHLWMYEGTTEYFANLFQIQQGLITEEEFYKRIVGKISNSKTYDDSMSFTVMSQNILDDPYKDSYANVYEKGTLINMALDITLRKLSNGEKSVLWLLKELSKKYGDSTPFKDDVLFDEIVKITYPEVKDFFDTHVIGTTPIDYSVYFDKVGLMLGSKSKQSGYFLNDQIPFIDVDPSDEATIFIREGINLNSFLLGIGVQGGDVIKSIDGVNITLSSMRSVIGQSFGWSADKEIEMVVVRDGKELDLAGSVGVPTVEVEMLISVESPSEEQLALREAWMKK